In Ensifer canadensis, a genomic segment contains:
- the sthA gene encoding Si-specific NAD(P)(+) transhydrogenase, with product MNQFDLIVVGSGPAGRRGAIQAAKLGKKVLVIEQGKRVGGVSVHTGTIPSKTLRETALNLSGWRERGFYGRSYRVKEEISAEDLRQRLIITLNHEVEVLEHQFARNRVQQMRGKASFVDQTTLEVVKDDGETLLVSATSIMLAVGTKPFRPDYMPFDGKTVLDSDELLDISQLPRSLVVIGAGVVGIEYATIFSALDTQVTVIDPKTTMLDFIDKEIVEDFTYQLRDRNMKLHLGQKAEKVERLDDGKVLLTLDNGRRIVTDMVLFAAGRMGATDTLNLPAAGLEADSRGRLKVNPETFQTSVPNIYAAGDVVGFPSLASTSMEQGRIAARVAVGAIAMEPQKYFPYGIYAVPEISTCGLSEEEVKERGIAYECGIARFRETSRGHIMGLDSGLLKMIFSLKTRRLLGVHILGEGATELVHIGQAVLNLKGTVEYFVENTFNYPTLAEAYKIAGLDAWNRMGEIKPTA from the coding sequence ATGAACCAGTTCGATCTCATCGTCGTCGGAAGCGGACCCGCCGGCCGCCGTGGCGCCATCCAGGCCGCCAAGCTCGGCAAGAAGGTTCTCGTCATCGAACAGGGCAAACGCGTCGGCGGCGTTTCCGTGCACACGGGCACGATCCCGTCGAAGACCCTGCGCGAAACGGCGCTCAATCTCTCGGGTTGGCGCGAACGCGGCTTTTACGGCCGCTCTTACCGCGTCAAGGAGGAGATCAGCGCCGAGGATCTGCGCCAGCGACTGATCATCACCCTCAATCATGAGGTTGAGGTTCTCGAACACCAGTTTGCCCGCAACCGCGTGCAGCAGATGCGCGGCAAGGCAAGTTTCGTCGATCAGACCACGCTTGAAGTGGTCAAGGACGACGGCGAGACTTTGCTCGTTTCGGCGACCAGCATCATGCTTGCCGTCGGCACGAAGCCATTCCGTCCGGACTACATGCCCTTCGACGGCAAGACCGTGCTCGACAGCGACGAGCTGCTCGATATCTCGCAGTTGCCGCGCTCGCTCGTGGTGATCGGCGCCGGCGTCGTCGGCATCGAATATGCGACGATATTCAGTGCGCTAGACACGCAAGTGACGGTGATCGACCCGAAGACGACGATGCTCGACTTCATCGACAAGGAGATTGTCGAGGACTTCACCTATCAATTGCGCGACCGCAACATGAAACTCCATCTCGGGCAGAAGGCGGAAAAGGTCGAACGGCTCGACGATGGTAAGGTTCTGCTGACGCTCGACAACGGCCGCAGGATCGTGACCGACATGGTGCTCTTTGCCGCCGGCCGCATGGGCGCGACCGACACGCTCAATCTTCCGGCCGCCGGGCTCGAAGCCGACAGCCGCGGTCGGCTCAAGGTCAATCCCGAAACCTTCCAGACCTCAGTGCCCAACATCTACGCCGCCGGCGACGTGGTCGGCTTCCCGAGCCTTGCCTCGACTTCGATGGAACAGGGACGCATTGCTGCTCGCGTCGCAGTCGGCGCCATCGCCATGGAGCCGCAAAAATACTTCCCTTACGGCATCTATGCCGTTCCGGAAATCTCCACCTGCGGCCTTTCAGAAGAGGAGGTCAAGGAGCGCGGCATTGCCTATGAATGCGGCATTGCGCGCTTTCGCGAAACCTCGCGCGGCCACATCATGGGGCTCGACTCCGGTCTTTTGAAGATGATCTTTTCGCTAAAGACGCGCCGCCTGCTCGGCGTGCACATCCTCGGTGAAGGCGCGACCGAGCTGGTTCATATCGGCCAGGCCGTGCTGAACCTCAAGGGCACCGTCGAGTACTTTGTCGAGAACACGTTCAACTATCCGACGCTTGCCGAAGCCTACAAGATTGCCGGCCTCGACGCCTGGAACCGCATGGGCGAGATCAAGCCGACGGCTTAA
- a CDS encoding magnesium and cobalt transport protein CorA, whose product MNEPSSDYSRTTEPPHGEDRQGVIAAAVYENGVRIQDIQVEDASKWRNRPNAVIWIGLHEPDAALLRQVQREFDLHDLAIEDACKAHQRPKLEIYGDSIFVVARTAHMVGVEIAFGETHLFVGRGYVVSVRHGASTSYMAVRQRCEASPAALAHGENYILYSILDFIVDNYMPVIEAIHEEVERLEDRLLRQRLEKADIERLYLLRRNLLRLRNAAVPLVDVCRRHEHIDLPGMEAALQPLFRDVTDHVRRVQEDIDALREVLAFTFEASLMIGQSEQTEISRKLASWAAILAVPTAIAGIYGMNFDDMPELKFRYGYFVVLAVIIGLCLTLYRFFRRARWL is encoded by the coding sequence ATGAACGAGCCAAGCTCGGACTATTCGCGCACCACGGAACCGCCGCATGGGGAGGACAGGCAGGGCGTGATCGCCGCTGCGGTCTACGAAAACGGCGTGCGCATCCAGGACATTCAGGTGGAAGATGCGAGCAAATGGCGAAACCGCCCGAATGCCGTCATCTGGATCGGTCTCCATGAACCGGATGCTGCGTTGCTTCGCCAGGTGCAGCGCGAGTTCGATCTGCATGACCTGGCGATCGAAGACGCCTGCAAGGCGCATCAACGTCCTAAACTTGAGATCTATGGCGATTCGATTTTCGTCGTTGCCCGCACCGCTCATATGGTCGGAGTCGAAATCGCGTTCGGCGAAACGCATCTCTTCGTCGGGCGCGGCTACGTCGTCTCGGTTCGCCACGGCGCCTCGACCTCCTATATGGCCGTGCGGCAGCGATGCGAAGCGTCACCCGCTGCCCTTGCTCATGGTGAGAACTATATCCTGTATTCGATCCTCGATTTCATCGTCGACAATTACATGCCGGTAATCGAGGCCATTCACGAGGAAGTCGAACGGCTCGAGGATCGTCTGCTTCGCCAACGGCTGGAGAAGGCGGATATCGAACGGCTCTATCTGCTCCGGCGCAACCTGCTCAGGCTTCGCAATGCCGCCGTGCCGCTGGTCGATGTCTGCCGGCGGCACGAGCATATCGATCTGCCCGGCATGGAGGCGGCACTGCAACCGCTGTTTCGCGATGTGACCGACCATGTCCGCCGCGTGCAGGAAGATATCGATGCGTTGCGCGAGGTTCTGGCCTTCACCTTTGAAGCCAGCTTGATGATCGGCCAATCCGAGCAGACGGAGATCTCCCGCAAGCTTGCCTCCTGGGCAGCTATCCTTGCAGTGCCGACGGCAATTGCCGGTATCTACGGGATGAACTTCGACGACATGCCGGAGCTTAAATTCCGCTACGGTTATTTCGTGGTGCTGGCCGTGATCATCGGGCTCTGCCTGACGCTGTATCGCTTCTTCCGCCGCGCCCGATGGCTTTGA
- the radC gene encoding RadC family protein, producing MKKNSRSSAGDATQPADERSFFADLQPQDAHVSDAAAQAVEAHYLGHRDRLRTRYREHGDAALADYELLEMLLFRLIPRKDTKPIAKALLTRFGTLAGVFGAPLPLLQEVEGVGESVALDLKLVSTIGHRTLKSDLRKKHILSSWSAVIEYCHAAMAYETKEQFRILFLDKRNALIADEVQQTGTIDHTPVYPREVVKRALELSATAIILAHNHPSGDPTPSRADIDMTKLIVETAKPLGIAVHDHIIIGKDGHVSLKGLRLF from the coding sequence ATGAAGAAAAACTCCCGCTCATCCGCAGGCGATGCGACGCAGCCGGCGGACGAACGGTCGTTTTTTGCGGATCTGCAGCCGCAGGACGCGCATGTCTCAGACGCGGCAGCTCAGGCGGTCGAGGCGCACTATCTTGGCCACCGTGATCGGCTGCGAACACGGTATCGCGAGCACGGCGACGCCGCGCTTGCCGACTACGAACTCCTCGAAATGCTGCTGTTCCGGCTTATCCCGCGCAAGGATACCAAGCCGATTGCCAAGGCGCTGCTGACGCGCTTTGGCACGCTTGCCGGTGTATTCGGCGCACCGCTCCCGTTGCTGCAGGAGGTCGAGGGTGTTGGCGAATCGGTCGCGCTCGACCTGAAGCTCGTCTCGACGATCGGGCACCGAACGCTGAAGAGTGACCTGCGCAAGAAGCACATTCTCTCGTCCTGGTCGGCGGTGATCGAATATTGCCACGCGGCTATGGCCTATGAGACCAAGGAGCAATTCCGGATATTATTCCTCGACAAGCGTAATGCGTTGATTGCCGACGAGGTCCAGCAGACGGGCACGATCGACCACACGCCTGTCTATCCGCGCGAGGTCGTCAAGCGCGCACTCGAATTGTCGGCAACCGCGATCATCCTTGCGCATAATCACCCCTCAGGCGACCCCACGCCGTCGCGGGCGGATATCGACATGACCAAGCTGATCGTCGAGACAGCCAAGCCGCTCGGCATTGCGGTGCACGATCACATCATCATCGGCAAGGACGGCCATGTAAGCCTGAAGGGGCTGCGCCTCTTCTAG
- the map gene encoding type I methionyl aminopeptidase, producing the protein MVTYIEAGSAPYKNTGVIRLYGPEGFEGMRKACQVTARCLDELVSRVRPGVTTEEIDRFVFEFGMDNGALPATLNYRGYTKSSCTSINHVVCHGIPNDKPLRDGDIVNIDVTYVIDGWHGDSSRMYPVGEIKRAAERLLDVTHECLMRGIAAVRPGARTGAIGEAIQAYAEAERCSVVRDFCGHGVGRLFHDAPNILHYGRANEGPELREGMIFTIEPMINLGRPHVKVLADGWTAVTRDRSLSAQYEHTVGVTADGCEIFTLSPAGLFKPDMAAMGAA; encoded by the coding sequence ATGGTGACTTACATCGAGGCAGGGTCCGCGCCCTATAAGAACACCGGCGTCATCCGCCTCTACGGACCGGAGGGGTTCGAAGGTATGCGCAAGGCCTGTCAGGTGACGGCGCGTTGCCTCGACGAACTGGTGTCGCGCGTTCGGCCCGGGGTGACGACCGAGGAGATCGACCGCTTCGTCTTCGAGTTCGGCATGGACAACGGCGCGCTTCCGGCAACGCTGAACTACCGCGGCTATACCAAGTCGTCCTGCACCTCGATCAACCACGTTGTCTGCCACGGTATTCCGAACGACAAGCCGCTTCGCGACGGCGATATCGTCAATATCGACGTGACCTATGTGATCGATGGCTGGCACGGCGATTCCAGCCGCATGTATCCGGTCGGCGAGATCAAACGTGCCGCCGAGCGGCTTCTCGACGTGACGCATGAGTGCCTGATGCGCGGCATTGCCGCCGTGCGTCCTGGCGCCCGCACCGGCGCGATCGGCGAAGCCATCCAGGCCTATGCCGAAGCCGAACGGTGCTCGGTCGTACGCGACTTCTGCGGACACGGCGTCGGCCGGCTTTTCCACGACGCTCCCAACATCCTGCATTACGGCCGCGCCAACGAGGGGCCGGAACTGCGCGAAGGCATGATCTTCACCATCGAGCCGATGATCAATCTCGGTCGCCCGCACGTGAAGGTACTTGCCGATGGCTGGACGGCGGTAACACGCGACCGTTCTCTCTCGGCGCAGTACGAGCATACGGTCGGCGTCACGGCTGATGGCTGCGAGATCTTCACGCTCTCGCCGGCCGGCCTCTTCAAGCCTGACATGGCCGCCATGGGCGCCGCATGA
- the sfsA gene encoding DNA/RNA nuclease SfsA, whose translation MIFDRPLVPATLVQRYKRFLFDALLADGTALTGSCPNTGSMRGLTTPGSRIWMSEHDSPTRKYRQMLEIVEADGTLVGINTGLPNRLAEEAIRLGLVADLHLYENLAREQKYGRNSRIDILLSDSLRGLAYVEVKNVHFSRNPGVAEFPDSPTARGAKHLEELGDMVEAGHRAIMVYLVQRSDCDHLQICRDYDPVYAAAFDRAMTRGVEAYAVKCLVSPSEIAPIGLIAIDEAGASAIRNFA comes from the coding sequence TTGATTTTCGATCGGCCACTCGTGCCCGCCACGCTCGTGCAGCGCTACAAACGCTTTCTATTCGACGCTCTCCTCGCCGATGGTACGGCATTGACCGGCTCATGCCCCAACACCGGGTCGATGCGCGGACTGACGACGCCGGGTTCGCGCATCTGGATGTCGGAGCATGATAGCCCGACGCGCAAGTACCGGCAGATGCTCGAAATCGTCGAGGCGGATGGTACGCTGGTCGGCATCAACACCGGCCTGCCCAACCGTCTGGCGGAAGAGGCCATTCGGCTCGGACTTGTCGCCGACCTTCATCTCTACGAGAACCTCGCCCGCGAGCAGAAATACGGGCGCAATTCGCGAATCGACATTCTCTTGAGCGACAGCCTGCGCGGTCTTGCCTATGTCGAGGTGAAGAATGTGCATTTCAGTCGCAACCCTGGCGTGGCCGAGTTTCCCGACAGCCCGACTGCACGTGGCGCCAAGCACCTCGAAGAACTGGGAGACATGGTCGAAGCCGGCCATCGCGCGATCATGGTCTACCTAGTGCAGCGCAGCGATTGCGATCACCTGCAGATCTGCCGCGACTACGACCCTGTATATGCCGCTGCCTTCGATCGTGCCATGACCAGAGGTGTCGAGGCCTATGCGGTGAAATGCCTGGTATCGCCCTCCGAGATAGCACCGATCGGCTTGATCGCAATCGATGAGGCAGGTGCCAGCGCTATTCGCAACTTCGCCTGA
- the phaC gene encoding poly(3-hydroxyalkanoate) polymerase subunit PhaC, with protein MTADRNAEGKDGFAGFDPKSVEPYIVKDPEGLAVNLARAMEQLGKAASAWLAPRETGEKSDVFSEPVTDMVKTLSRVSEYWLSDPRRTLEAQTHLMGSFFEMWSRTLHRMSGDVVATDPVSLQRTDKRFADEDWVKNPFFDFVRQAYFITSDWADKMVRDAEGLDDHTKQKAAFYVRQISSALSPTNFVTTNPQLYRETVATSGANLVKGMQMFAEDVVAGRGDLRMRQTDTSKFAIGENIAITPGKVVAQSDVCQVIQYEASTETVLKRPLLICPPWINKFYVLDLNPQKSYIKWAVDQGHTVFVISWVNPDERHAAKDWEAYAREGIGFALDTVEQATGERDVNAIGYCVGGTLLAATLALHAAEGDERIRSATLFTTQVDFTHAGDLKVFVDEDQISQMEANMRVAGYLDGSKMATAFNMLRASELIWPYFVNNYLKGQEPLPFDLLYWNSDSTRMPAANHSFYLRNCYLENRLSKGEMMLAGKQVSLGDVKIPIYNLATKEDHIAPPRSVFLGSSSFGGKVTYVLSGSGHIAGVVNPPDKGKYQFWTGGPPKGEFDDWVKTATETPGSWWPHWHQWIEKLDKKRVPARKPGGTLNTLEEAPGSYVRARA; from the coding sequence GTGACAGCAGACAGGAATGCCGAAGGCAAGGACGGCTTTGCTGGCTTCGACCCGAAGTCCGTTGAACCCTACATCGTCAAGGATCCCGAAGGCCTCGCGGTCAACCTTGCCCGCGCAATGGAGCAGCTCGGCAAGGCGGCCTCAGCCTGGCTTGCGCCGCGCGAAACCGGCGAAAAATCCGACGTCTTCTCCGAACCTGTCACCGACATGGTCAAAACCCTCTCCAGGGTTTCCGAGTATTGGCTTTCCGATCCACGCCGGACGCTCGAAGCCCAGACCCATCTGATGGGCAGTTTCTTCGAGATGTGGTCTCGAACCTTGCATCGCATGTCCGGTGATGTTGTCGCCACCGATCCCGTGAGCTTGCAGCGCACCGACAAGCGCTTCGCCGACGAGGACTGGGTAAAAAACCCGTTCTTCGATTTCGTCCGGCAGGCCTATTTCATCACGTCGGACTGGGCTGACAAGATGGTGCGCGACGCGGAAGGGCTGGACGACCACACCAAACAGAAGGCTGCCTTTTACGTCAGGCAGATTTCGAGTGCGCTCTCTCCGACCAATTTCGTCACCACCAACCCTCAGCTCTACCGGGAAACGGTTGCGACGAGCGGCGCCAATCTCGTCAAGGGCATGCAAATGTTTGCCGAGGACGTGGTGGCCGGTCGCGGCGATCTCAGGATGCGCCAGACCGATACCAGCAAATTCGCGATCGGCGAAAACATCGCGATCACCCCCGGCAAGGTGGTCGCGCAGAGCGACGTCTGCCAGGTGATCCAGTACGAGGCCTCGACGGAAACGGTGCTCAAGCGTCCGCTGTTGATCTGCCCGCCCTGGATCAACAAGTTCTACGTGCTCGACCTCAACCCGCAGAAATCCTACATCAAGTGGGCGGTCGATCAGGGACACACGGTGTTCGTCATCTCCTGGGTCAATCCGGACGAGCGGCATGCGGCCAAGGATTGGGAAGCCTATGCCCGCGAAGGCATCGGCTTTGCGCTCGACACCGTCGAACAGGCGACCGGCGAACGGGACGTGAATGCCATCGGCTATTGCGTCGGTGGAACGCTATTGGCCGCAACACTGGCGCTCCATGCCGCAGAGGGCGACGAGCGCATCCGCTCGGCAACGCTGTTTACCACCCAGGTCGACTTCACTCACGCCGGTGATCTCAAGGTCTTCGTCGACGAAGACCAGATCAGCCAGATGGAAGCCAACATGCGGGTGGCCGGCTATCTCGACGGCTCGAAAATGGCGACCGCGTTCAACATGCTGCGCGCCTCCGAACTGATCTGGCCCTACTTCGTCAACAACTACCTCAAGGGGCAGGAGCCCCTGCCCTTCGACCTGCTCTACTGGAATTCCGATTCGACCCGGATGCCGGCGGCCAACCATTCGTTCTACCTGCGCAACTGCTACCTGGAAAACCGTCTGTCGAAGGGCGAGATGATGCTGGCCGGCAAGCAGGTATCGCTGGGTGACGTCAAGATCCCGATCTACAACCTGGCAACCAAGGAAGACCATATCGCTCCGCCGCGCTCCGTTTTCCTCGGCAGTTCCTCCTTCGGTGGCAAGGTCACATACGTGCTTTCCGGCTCGGGCCACATCGCCGGCGTCGTGAACCCACCGGACAAGGGCAAGTACCAGTTCTGGACCGGCGGTCCTCCCAAGGGAGAGTTCGACGATTGGGTCAAAACGGCCACGGAGACCCCCGGGTCCTGGTGGCCGCACTGGCATCAGTGGATCGAAAAGCTGGACAAGAAGCGCGTGCCCGCGCGCAAGCCCGGCGGCACGCTCAACACGCTGGAAGAGGCGCCCGGCTCCTATGTGCGCGCCCGCGCCTGA
- a CDS encoding LL-diaminopimelate aminotransferase: MEEFHKVRRLPPYVFEQVNRLKASARAAGADIIDLGMGNPDLPTPQSIVDKLCEAVQDPRTHRYSSSKGIPGLRRAQAAYYARRFGVKLNPDTQVVATLGSKEGFANMAQAITAPGDVILCPNPTYPIHAFGFLMAGGVIRSISVEPDDTFFGPLERAVRHSIPKPLALILNYPSNPTAQVATLDFYKEVVAFAKKHDIIVLSDLAYSEIYFNDAPPPSVLEVPGAIDIAVEFTSMSKTFSMPGWRMGFAVGNERLIAALTRVKSYLDYGAFTPIQVAATQALNGDGSDIAEVRNIYKRRRDVMVESFGKAGFDVPPPAATMFAWAKIPEKFRHLGSLEFSKLLVEKADVAVAPGIGFGEQGDDYVRLALVENEHRIRQAARNIKKFLSTADETMHNVISLNAHR, translated from the coding sequence ATGGAAGAGTTTCACAAAGTCCGGCGTTTGCCGCCTTATGTTTTCGAACAGGTCAACCGTTTGAAAGCAAGCGCGCGAGCGGCCGGTGCTGACATCATCGACCTCGGCATGGGCAATCCGGATCTTCCCACTCCGCAGTCGATTGTCGACAAGCTCTGCGAGGCCGTTCAGGACCCGCGCACGCATCGTTATTCGTCGTCGAAGGGCATTCCCGGGCTGCGTCGTGCCCAGGCCGCCTATTACGCCCGCCGCTTCGGCGTCAAACTGAACCCGGACACGCAGGTCGTCGCCACCCTTGGCTCCAAGGAAGGCTTTGCCAACATGGCTCAGGCGATCACCGCGCCGGGCGACGTGATCCTGTGCCCTAATCCGACCTATCCGATCCATGCCTTCGGCTTTCTGATGGCCGGTGGCGTCATCCGCTCGATCTCGGTCGAGCCGGACGACACATTCTTCGGGCCGCTGGAGCGCGCCGTTCGCCATTCGATCCCGAAGCCGCTGGCGCTGATCCTCAATTACCCGTCGAACCCGACGGCGCAGGTTGCGACGCTCGATTTCTATAAGGAAGTCGTGGCATTCGCGAAGAAGCACGACATCATCGTCTTGTCGGATCTGGCCTATTCGGAAATCTACTTCAACGATGCGCCGCCACCATCCGTGCTCGAGGTGCCGGGCGCGATCGACATCGCGGTCGAGTTCACCTCGATGTCGAAGACGTTTTCCATGCCCGGTTGGCGCATGGGCTTTGCCGTCGGCAACGAGCGGTTGATCGCGGCGCTGACGCGCGTGAAGTCTTATCTCGACTATGGTGCGTTCACGCCGATCCAGGTTGCCGCCACCCAGGCACTTAACGGTGACGGCAGCGACATCGCCGAGGTCCGCAACATCTACAAGCGCCGTCGCGACGTGATGGTCGAAAGCTTCGGCAAGGCCGGCTTCGACGTGCCGCCGCCGGCAGCCACGATGTTTGCCTGGGCCAAGATCCCGGAGAAGTTCCGTCATCTCGGATCGCTCGAATTCTCAAAGCTGCTTGTAGAGAAGGCCGATGTGGCCGTAGCGCCGGGCATCGGCTTCGGCGAGCAGGGTGACGACTATGTGCGTCTGGCGCTCGTCGAAAACGAGCACCGCATTCGTCAGGCGGCACGCAATATCAAGAAGTTCCTGTCCACGGCTGACGAGACGATGCACAACGTCATCTCGCTCAACGCGCATCGGTAA
- a CDS encoding homoserine dehydrogenase: MADALKIGIAGLGTVGASLVRILQDRHEMLATTCGRAIEITAVTARDRSRDRGVDLSKTTWFDDAVSLAANADIDVFIELMGGSGDPAYAAVKTALGRGIHVVTANKALLAAHGIELAAIAENNGALLNYEAAVAGGIPVIKALRESMTGNTISRVYGIMNGTCNYILTKMEKEGLSFEACLKEAQRLGYAEADPAFDIEGNDTAHKLSILTSLAFGTAIAADDIYLEGITNISIDDINAAADLGYRIKLLGVAQRTESGIEQRVHPTMVPYDSVIAQVDGVTNAVAIESDILGELLMVGPGAGGNATASAVLGDVADIAKSRPGAQHVPAFGRPTNALLPYKRAQIQSHEGGYFIRLKVVDRTGVFASIASRMAENGISLESIMQHSKHPKESDEPQTIILVTHATAEHSVRDAIVAIKSEGYLVGEPQVIRIERPKAA, from the coding sequence ATGGCAGATGCCCTCAAAATTGGCATTGCGGGCTTGGGTACCGTCGGTGCCTCGCTCGTGCGAATCCTCCAGGATCGTCACGAGATGCTGGCAACGACATGTGGCAGGGCAATCGAAATTACAGCCGTAACGGCGCGTGACCGCTCCAGGGATCGTGGAGTCGATCTGTCGAAGACCACCTGGTTCGACGATGCCGTCTCGCTCGCTGCCAATGCCGATATCGATGTCTTCATCGAATTGATGGGCGGTTCCGGCGACCCGGCCTATGCTGCGGTCAAGACGGCGCTCGGCCGTGGTATCCATGTCGTCACCGCCAACAAGGCGTTGCTGGCAGCACATGGCATCGAGCTTGCGGCCATTGCCGAGAACAACGGCGCGCTGCTCAACTACGAAGCTGCCGTTGCTGGCGGCATTCCCGTCATCAAGGCGCTGCGCGAATCCATGACCGGCAACACGATCTCGCGCGTCTACGGGATCATGAACGGCACCTGCAACTACATCCTGACGAAGATGGAGAAGGAGGGTCTGTCCTTCGAGGCCTGCCTGAAGGAAGCCCAGAGGCTCGGCTATGCTGAGGCCGACCCGGCCTTCGACATCGAAGGCAACGATACCGCCCACAAGCTATCGATCCTGACGAGCCTTGCCTTCGGCACGGCGATTGCGGCCGACGACATCTATCTCGAAGGCATCACCAATATCTCCATCGACGATATCAATGCCGCGGCCGATCTCGGATACCGGATCAAGCTTCTCGGGGTCGCCCAGCGCACCGAAAGCGGCATCGAGCAGCGCGTACATCCAACGATGGTTCCCTATGATTCGGTGATCGCTCAGGTCGATGGCGTCACCAATGCGGTCGCGATCGAATCCGATATTCTCGGCGAGCTGCTGATGGTCGGTCCGGGTGCCGGCGGCAACGCGACGGCGTCGGCCGTTCTCGGCGACGTCGCCGATATCGCCAAGAGCCGCCCTGGCGCCCAGCATGTGCCCGCATTTGGTCGTCCGACCAATGCGCTGCTGCCTTACAAGCGCGCGCAGATCCAGAGCCACGAAGGCGGCTACTTCATCCGCCTGAAGGTCGTCGATCGCACAGGCGTCTTTGCGAGCATTGCTTCGCGCATGGCCGAAAACGGCATTTCGCTGGAATCGATCATGCAGCATTCCAAGCACCCGAAGGAATCGGACGAGCCGCAGACGATCATTTTGGTGACGCACGCGACCGCCGAGCATTCGGTGCGCGATGCGATCGTCGCGATCAAGAGCGAGGGCTATCTGGTCGGCGAGCCGCAGGTGATCCGCATCGAGCGGCCGAAGGCAGCCTAG